Genomic segment of Eretmochelys imbricata isolate rEreImb1 chromosome 24, rEreImb1.hap1, whole genome shotgun sequence:
CCACACTGGCCCTGTAATTTTCACCCACTTTCAGATCCCTTCATGCAGTGagagtggcacaaagcagcttCAGTGTCAATGGGAATCAGGGCTGAAAAATGtacaggcagagagagactggatCTGAAAGTGAAAGATGTTATATTGACATATTACAACTAGAGAAGTTAGAAACAAACTTCATATCCACTTATGGAAAGATTATGACATAACACAAAACTTATTTCTTAAGAATCCAGAACCCTAACACAGAagaaccaaaaccagagagagacaaagcaggctgctcctagGGCAGAGAGGCATAACTCAGCCCATCTTactctaggctggctctttgcagacagACTGATGATCGCACACTTCCCTGCAGACCCCCAGCTTTTGAGTGGGACCCGGAAACCTCTTACCCGTTAAAGAGATAGCTTGTCATTTTAACACTCTAATACCGACCCTTGCTTTCCTTTCAGGGGTCATTGTGGCACAGTCACCCATCACAGCTCAGTGCGGCAAGGACATTACCCTGAGCTGCACCTTTCCCACACTCGGCTTGGCAGCAAATCAACAAGTGAATGTCACCTGGAAGAAGCCAAGAGCCGAAGGACCAGACCTGCTGGTCCACAGCTACTCTTTGGGAACAGAGAAACAATCTGAGGCTTACAGGGGGCGGACGCAGCTGGATCCAGAAGGATTCGCCAAAGGGGACGCATCCCTGAGACTGAGGGATGTTCACATTCAGGACGAGGGGTTTTATAGCTGCTTCGTCAACTCTGAGCTGGGCCTGTGGTCTGAGGAGACGTCGCTGACAGTGCTGAGTATGTCGCCTCCTACAATGGGCTTTGCTGGCCTCTGAGGCTACAGCTGGTCGAAATGATGCTGTCCAAACGTTTGTTGGGTGGAAAACAGCTTTTCAATTAAATGCAAATTgtcacccccccaaaaaatttttTTCCCCGTTTTTTGttgcttaattcccattgaagtcgaGGGATTTAGGCACGTAGagggattctcaaaagcacctCTCTGCCTCTGTAGGCACCTGAATCCCTTTGGAAATCCTCTCACTCTGTCTTGGTGCATCCATGGCCTTGATACCAAAGCTTCTCTGGCACCCTCCATCACTAACTCCAGTATTAACCACCATCTCCCCTTCTGCGAATCCACTCAGGTTTGGCAGTTACAGATTTTGGGGTGGAATGGAAGATGGGTGCAGGCTGTTTCCCTGAGGAAACACCAACAGAGAAGCGTTGTGTTGTGGTTACCTTTTAGACTACAGCGTATGCAAGTTGTGTGTGCATGAGCCACTGGTTGGTGTCTGAAAAATTCCACAAAAAAATACGGATTTTTCTCTTTAAGGGGCAAGACAACGGGAGTTACCCGTTGTAGTTCAGGAAGGGGAGGACGTCACCCTCAGCTGCTCCTTCGAACCTGAGCAAAACCTCCGGCTGTTGAACATCACCTGGAAGAAGGAAACAGCGGAGGGACGGGATCTCCTGGTTCACACGTACTATAATGGGAGGGACCAGATGCTGAGACAGAATAAGGCTTACTGGGGCCGGACCCAGCTGTATCCGGAGAGATTCCATGAAGGAATCGCGTCCCTGAGACTCAAGAACGTCCGGCTGGAGGATGACGGGGTCTACACCTGCCACGTCAAGCCCAAACTGGGCAGGTTTTCCATGCGGATGAGAGTTACCGTGGAGAAGGGTAGGGCTCCTCTTACAGGGTACCGCACAAGTCCCAGGGTCAGGGTAGCTGGGCCGCTAGGAACTGCTCCACGTGGCGGTGGGTTATCACATCACCATAACCCACTGGGGAGCAGAGTCGGACGGCTCAGCGAGATGGTACATGGGGGGCCAAGGCGATCGCTGGTGAATCTCAGTGGTAGCAAAGGGGAAGAGGTCAGAGGGCCCAAGCACAggcaaatagggttgccaacggTCTTGTTTTTACCCAGGTAGTCTAGTTTTTGGCTTCTCTGTCTGGGTGGTTTTCTGGGACCTGGCAACCCTCAGTGGCACCCaaaccaaaagtccagttaccgcGGGGTGGAGGGAGGCACCGGGTCATTAccccgccccagcccctgctcaaccaaggccacctcctacctgctgGTGGGCCCCTTGAGACGATCCAGCGAGCAatgtggggagaggagcaagcaacggggtggggccttggtggGAAGAGATGAAGAAGGGGGCGTGGCTTCCTCGTGGGTctggttaccagcaattagaaaggtgggaACCCTACGGGCAAATGGGAGGAGAAGTCTCCAAGAGATGATCTCTCTGTGCAGCTCTGACAATATTGGCCATCCCCCGGACTCGTGGCAGTGGGAAAGGTGTCTGAAATTCCCAACCCCTCTTGGGGGGCGTTTCCTGGGACCCTGCTGTGCTCACAGAGGCATTCTGGGTTTTGTGGatttttcttccctcccaccccccatttctTACAGGCGCCAGGTGTGTCTGGTTCTTTTGGgcacctcttcttcttcttcttgctcTTTCCCTGTTGGTAATGGTTATCATCATTAAAATGCATCGTCTTCCCGTCCGATGGAAACTGAGGCCATCCAAACACGCCTTCCGATTGGAGGCTGAACAGACAGATATCCGTCTGTCTGATGACTATGAGGAGAAAAATGACAACGTGGAGGGAAGAGCGCAGCCGGAAGCATACTTCTTGTGGGACATAAGAGTGGATGATACCAAACAGACTCGAGAGTCCTGGCAGGTGagtttcaaaacatttttctttccttggtGTGTCTATTGGAAGGCGTCTTCATTACAGATGTGAGGAGGGTTTATGCCGCTTTGAGCATTTTTCTTTTACCTGTTTGAAATCCCTCTGTTTAATTACATTTACACTCAGCAGTCTCCagccacaaagaaaaaaattccctGCCTCCCCTTCTCCACCAGAATTTTTAAGGCTGATAGTTTTCTGACACCAAATGTCAGGGTGCAGGTACCCCGCACCTAGATGGACTGTGAGGAGTTTATAATTGCTCAGGAATGCATAGATTCCGGACAGAGCGGACAAATCTGATcttctggtctgacctcctggataacgcagaccagagaactgccccaataagatcctttagaaaaacatccaatcttgattttaaaattgccagtcatggagaattcaccacaatccctggtaatttgttccagtgattaattactctcacagttaaaccttatttccagtctgagtttgtctagcttcaatttccaccCATTGTATCATGTCAAACCTTTCTCTGCTTGACTGAAGAGCCCTCTGTTATCAATTTtctattccccatgtaggtatttatagactgtgatcttATTCTTATTGCCTTAATTCTGGAGGCTGtacatttctccttgtgtccaTTTGCTTCCctcatcaattttctacaatgcctagcttctaatttatagtcattgctatcaacttctcctttcttccagtTGTTACATATTATTTTTTGAAGCTTTTTCACTTCATCTCTAAGCAGgctgtttttttaaactctttctCATCTGGTATTGTAGTTTTctgggcatctagtaaaatgttcttaaaccaTTCCTAATTATCATTGACAGTTTTCTCTTTACattctttctcccagctgattCATATTGTAATTGTTTTCAGAAACTGGCCCTGTTAAAACACCCTGTATCTATATTACCGCTTGGGACTTTATTCTGATTGCACATGACAAATGTGACCAAGTCATGACCACTTGCTTCTAAACAGCCAttcatttttagttctgtgatccaTTCCTTTTGACCTGTCAAGATCAGtagcggattagccactgggttgatggggcctgtgcccaggtgCCCTGGCCAATTGGGGAGCCCCGGAAAAATGGGGCCCCTGTGTtctgaccctgctcccctgcaGGAGAAGCCGCAGTGCCTggaccccagctgcagccccgggCATAAATGCCCCCCACCGTACCCTCCTCCCAACAGAGGCAAGAcatgtgggggggggtcacatgcaactcccccacccatTTCTGTGAACGCTCCCCCCGACCCTGCATGTTTTGGCTCCCGGGGAGCGGAGGGGAAGGAAGCAGCGGAGGGCCCTGCCTTAGCAGCTGGATGCTGCCTCCTTAGTTCCCGTCTGTTTCCTCTACAACCCTGAGTGCCcacggggaaggggggggggcatagcaaagggaggtggggtgaggggaggagaaggggatagGGGATGGGCGGGGGGAACCAGGAGCCCAGCATGTGGcattccctgggcagcagcagccccagcaaggAGGTAACTGGAGCAGCCCCAGAGCAGTCCTGTCCCCTCCACAGCACCGGCAGCCCAGGTCCCACTGTAGGCTGGGGGAGAGAGCCAGTGAACCCAGGGGACTGGCGTCAGCCTGCATGGGCGCGAGTTGTCCCCCGAGATATAGCAGTCAAACTACGCCTAGGGCCCCCGGgactccagctccctgctgcagcctcagggctatggcaggggagggggacagagcttctccagtctcggggccatggggtgggggggagcagaaAGGAGCAATGTTGTGTGGCCgcagtggggggtagggggagaatGGGGCTGACTGTGTGTGGaacagggtggggcagtgggggggaggggcggaacaGGGGGGGGACTGCAAGTGGAAGAGCTCAGGGCCCCATGAAATCTTAATCCGCCTCTGGTCAAGGTGAAGTCTAATTAGAGATGGTCAAAATGGTACCGTTGAAACATTCTTatgatgaaaaatggctttttgaccaaagttttccagtttttaaaactttccagGTTAAAAAATAAGGGTTttggaaactatttttttttgtgCTGAAAATGATTTTCAAAAACCACATGTTTTTCCCATTTTTGGTTTTCCAGACACtttgcccccccccttttccccccttttccaaTTGGCAAAAGTTGGTAAACAgtgtgaatgcatccgatgcagtgagctgtagctcacgaaagcttatgctcaaataaatttgttagtctctaaggtgccacaagtcctccttttcttttagtgtggaaaaatacattttcaatcCCTTTCTTACTGTTTTCCAGGTTCTAGCTGGAAAACACGAGAAAGGTGGGAGAAGCAGGTTGTCCTTCACTTTatcatacttttaaa
This window contains:
- the LOC144279377 gene encoding uncharacterized protein LOC144279377, coding for MGTGPTLSLHSLALWTLYGVIVAQSPITAQCGKDITLSCTFPTLGLAANQQVNVTWKKPRAEGPDLLVHSYSLGTEKQSEAYRGRTQLDPEGFAKGDASLRLRDVHIQDEGFYSCFVNSELGLWSEETSLTVLRARQRELPVVVQEGEDVTLSCSFEPEQNLRLLNITWKKETAEGRDLLVHTYYNGRDQMLRQNKAYWGRTQLYPERFHEGIASLRLKNVRLEDDGVYTCHVKPKLGRFSMRMRVTVEKGARCVWFFWAPLLLLLALSLLVMVIIIKMHRLPVRWKLRPSKHAFRLEAEQTDIRLSDDYEEKNDNVEGRAQPEAYFLWDIRVDDTKQTRESWQTPAWDERRAWEKPNQPKFSRGKSPAREKFPRNIARKPSKKGRRLGSDGDSADSWSDKFTSEASDFSEVDSAWQEDGRSSQKTRCRIALLGKTGAGKSSFVNAIRGLGDEEEGAAKTGVVETTMVPTSYRLPKQPNITIWDLPGFGPTKRQSDTDLDLFSLSQYDAFLIFSSHHFTATHAGLARKIQRAGKKVYFVRSKVDQELLPARRHQPSTYNEERILQKIRDTCMTHLQREGVTSPQVFLLSSFEYGRHDFPLLEEILQREFGSRFPG